One genomic segment of Caldimonas brevitalea includes these proteins:
- a CDS encoding MurR/RpiR family transcriptional regulator produces MLDRIKASIPALPPAEQRVAKLVLADPRSFASLPVAELAERAHVSKPTVVRFCRSVGYDGLADFKLKLAGSVNEGVPFVHRSVDLDDKPSDIIVKVIDNTVSALLKFRNDAADHTFDRAMTALAEAGKNGRRIEFYGVGNSGIVAQDAQHKFFRLGVNAVAYSDGHVQVMSATMLQPGDCLVIISNSGRSRDLLDAAEIARKKGATTIVITASGSPLTQHAQILLAADHPEDYDRYSPMVSRLLHLMIIDILTTGVALRLGEHLRPMLQEIKRNLRAKRYAHSE; encoded by the coding sequence ATGCTGGACCGCATCAAGGCGTCGATACCCGCACTGCCACCGGCCGAGCAACGTGTCGCCAAGCTCGTGTTGGCCGACCCGCGCAGCTTCGCCAGTCTGCCGGTGGCCGAACTGGCCGAGCGGGCCCACGTCAGCAAGCCCACGGTGGTGCGCTTTTGCCGCAGCGTCGGCTACGACGGCCTGGCCGACTTCAAGCTCAAGCTGGCCGGCAGCGTCAACGAAGGAGTGCCGTTCGTGCACCGTTCGGTCGACCTCGACGACAAGCCGTCGGACATCATCGTCAAGGTGATCGACAACACCGTCTCGGCGCTGCTCAAGTTCCGCAACGATGCGGCCGACCACACCTTCGACCGTGCGATGACCGCGCTCGCCGAGGCCGGCAAGAACGGCCGCCGCATCGAGTTCTACGGTGTGGGCAATTCGGGCATCGTGGCGCAGGATGCGCAGCACAAGTTTTTCCGTCTCGGCGTCAACGCGGTGGCCTACAGCGACGGCCACGTGCAGGTGATGAGCGCCACCATGCTGCAGCCGGGCGACTGCCTGGTCATCATCTCGAATTCGGGCCGCAGCCGCGACTTGCTCGACGCAGCCGAGATCGCGCGCAAGAAAGGCGCGACGACCATCGTGATCACGGCCAGCGGCTCGCCGCTGACCCAGCATGCGCAAATCCTGCTGGCGGCCGACCACCCGGAAGACTACGACCGCTACAGCCCGATGGTGTCGCGGCTGCTGCACCTGATGATCATCGACATCCTGACCACCGGTGTGGCACTGCGCCTGGGCGAGCACCTGCGGCCGATGCTGCAGGAGATCAAGCGCAACCTGCGGGCCAAGCGCTACGCACACTCCGAGTAG
- a CDS encoding MlaC/ttg2D family ABC transporter substrate-binding protein yields the protein MIRRSFVAACAGLWLALSAPAVLAQTAAGAGGTSTPDGLVSTISNEVMDAAREDKAIQAGDVQRVIALVDSKIMPHVNFERMTASAVGRYWRQATAEQKQRLQEEFKQLLVRTYAGALAQVKDQRVHMKPMRAAADAAEVIVRTEVRGRGEPVQMDYRLEKTAGGWKIYDVNVLGVWLVENYRNSFAQEISAGGIDGLITKLTERNKAAGGRS from the coding sequence ATGATCCGCAGAAGTTTTGTCGCCGCCTGTGCCGGTCTCTGGCTCGCGTTGTCCGCACCGGCGGTGTTGGCCCAGACGGCCGCTGGTGCCGGCGGCACCAGCACGCCGGACGGCCTGGTCAGCACCATCTCCAACGAAGTGATGGACGCGGCGCGCGAGGACAAGGCCATCCAGGCGGGTGACGTGCAACGTGTCATCGCGCTGGTCGACAGCAAGATCATGCCGCACGTGAACTTCGAGCGCATGACGGCCTCCGCCGTCGGCCGCTACTGGCGCCAGGCCACGGCCGAGCAAAAGCAGCGCCTGCAGGAAGAATTCAAGCAGTTGCTGGTGCGCACCTATGCCGGCGCCCTGGCCCAGGTGAAGGACCAGCGTGTGCACATGAAGCCCATGCGCGCCGCCGCCGATGCGGCCGAAGTGATCGTGCGCACCGAAGTGCGCGGCCGCGGCGAGCCGGTCCAGATGGACTACCGCCTCGAAAAGACCGCCGGCGGCTGGAAGATCTACGACGTCAACGTGCTTGGCGTGTGGCTGGTCGAGAACTACCGCAACAGCTTCGCGCAAGAGATCAGCGCAGGCGGCATCGACGGCTTGATCACCAAGCTGACCGAGCGCAACAAGGCGGCCGGCGGCCGCAGCTGA
- a CDS encoding STAS domain-containing protein, translated as MLLLPATLTAREANDTLRMLQQGLRAQTGDTLLVDASGLQHFDSAALAVLLECQRLASAWGKRFEVRQLPTQLANLAGLYGIDELLPLAAAPEVPVVA; from the coding sequence ATGCTGCTGCTGCCGGCGACCCTGACGGCCCGCGAGGCCAACGACACCTTGCGCATGTTGCAGCAGGGCTTGCGGGCGCAAACGGGCGACACGCTGTTGGTCGATGCGTCCGGCCTGCAGCACTTCGACTCGGCCGCGCTCGCGGTGTTGCTCGAATGCCAGCGGCTGGCCTCGGCGTGGGGGAAACGTTTCGAAGTGCGCCAGCTGCCGACACAGCTGGCCAACCTGGCTGGCCTCTACGGCATCGACGAGTTGCTGCCATTGGCTGCGGCGCCGGAGGTTCCCGTCGTGGCCTGA
- a CDS encoding glutamate synthase subunit beta, which produces MGKVTGFMEYERVEEAYEPPTARLKHYKEFVIGLKEEDARVQGARCMDCGIPFCNSGCPVNNIIPDFNDLVYRNEWRIAIEVLHSTNNFPEFTGRICPAPCEAACTLNFNDEAVGIKSIERAIIDRAWSEGWVAPQPPKFKTGKKVAVVGSGPAGMAAAQQLARAGHDVTVFEKNDRVGGLLRYGIPDFKMEKLHIDRRVKQMEAEGVQFRTGVMVGRLPEGSKVTNWAKESITPEQLTSEFDAVLLAGGAEQPRDLPAPGRDLQGIHFAMEFLPQQNKVNAGDKVKDQIRAEGKHVIVIGGGDTGSDCVGTSNRHGAKSVTQFELMPMPPEEENKTLTWPYWPYKLRTSSSHEEGCEREFAIATKEFLGENGKVTGIKTARVEWKDGKMVEVPGSEQVLKADLVLLAMGFVSPVASVLEGFGVDQDARGNARASTDFLGGYQTSVPKVFAAGDVRRGQSLVVWAIREGRQAARSIDEYLMGASDLPR; this is translated from the coding sequence ATGGGAAAAGTCACTGGCTTCATGGAGTACGAGCGTGTCGAAGAGGCCTATGAGCCGCCGACCGCACGACTGAAGCACTACAAAGAGTTCGTCATCGGGCTGAAGGAAGAAGACGCCCGGGTGCAGGGCGCGCGCTGCATGGACTGCGGCATTCCGTTCTGCAACAGCGGCTGTCCGGTCAACAACATCATCCCGGACTTCAACGACCTGGTGTACCGCAACGAATGGCGCATCGCCATCGAAGTGCTGCACTCGACCAACAACTTCCCCGAGTTCACTGGGCGCATCTGCCCGGCGCCGTGCGAGGCCGCCTGCACGCTGAACTTCAATGACGAAGCGGTGGGCATCAAGTCGATCGAGCGCGCCATCATCGACCGCGCCTGGTCCGAGGGCTGGGTGGCGCCGCAGCCGCCCAAGTTCAAGACCGGCAAGAAGGTCGCGGTGGTCGGCTCGGGCCCCGCCGGCATGGCCGCCGCCCAGCAGCTGGCCCGCGCCGGCCACGACGTGACGGTGTTCGAGAAGAACGACCGGGTCGGCGGCCTGCTGCGCTACGGCATTCCCGACTTCAAGATGGAGAAGCTGCACATCGACCGTCGCGTCAAGCAGATGGAAGCCGAAGGTGTGCAGTTCCGCACCGGCGTGATGGTGGGCCGGCTGCCGGAAGGCTCCAAGGTCACCAACTGGGCCAAGGAGAGCATCACCCCGGAACAGCTGACGAGCGAGTTCGACGCGGTGTTGCTGGCCGGCGGTGCCGAGCAGCCCCGCGACCTGCCGGCCCCCGGCCGTGACCTGCAAGGCATCCATTTCGCGATGGAGTTCCTGCCCCAGCAGAACAAGGTCAACGCCGGCGACAAGGTCAAGGACCAGATCCGCGCCGAGGGCAAGCACGTCATCGTGATCGGTGGCGGCGACACCGGCTCCGACTGTGTGGGCACGTCCAATCGCCACGGGGCCAAGAGCGTCACGCAGTTCGAGCTGATGCCGATGCCGCCCGAAGAAGAGAACAAGACGCTGACCTGGCCGTACTGGCCGTACAAGCTGCGCACCTCGTCCAGCCATGAAGAAGGCTGCGAGCGCGAATTCGCGATCGCCACCAAGGAGTTCCTGGGCGAGAACGGCAAGGTCACCGGCATCAAGACGGCCCGCGTCGAGTGGAAAGACGGCAAGATGGTCGAGGTGCCGGGCTCCGAGCAGGTGCTCAAGGCCGACCTGGTGTTGCTCGCGATGGGCTTCGTCAGCCCGGTGGCGTCCGTGCTCGAAGGCTTCGGTGTCGACCAGGACGCGCGGGGCAATGCGCGTGCAAGCACCGACTTCCTCGGCGGCTACCAGACCAGCGTGCCCAAGGTGTTTGCCGCCGGCGACGTGCGGCGTGGCCAGTCGCTCGTGGTGTGGGCGATCCGCGAAGGCCGCCAGGCTGCACGCTCGATCGACGAGTACCTGATGGGCGCCAGCGACCTGCCGCGCTGA
- the tal gene encoding transaldolase, producing the protein MSSLDALKQYTTVVADTGNFKQLAQFAPRDATTNPSLILKAVQQPEYQPLLKETAAEHAGEPMDQIVDCMLVRFGLEILKVVPGRVSTEVDARLSFDTAATIARAERIMRLYEEAGVGRDRVLIKIAATWEGIQAARALEHQGIRCNLTLLFAFCQAVACGEAGVQLISPFVGRIYDWYKKSAGSSWDEQANGGANDPGVKSVAQIYHYYKHFGIETEVMGASFRNVGQIIALAGCDLLTISPELLAQLQASDAPVERRLDPAQAKQAAIKFVSYNEAAFRYALNEDAMATDKLAEGIRAFAADAVKLEAMIQAL; encoded by the coding sequence ATGAGTTCCCTCGACGCCCTCAAGCAGTACACCACGGTTGTCGCCGACACCGGCAACTTCAAGCAGCTTGCGCAGTTCGCCCCGCGCGACGCCACGACCAACCCCTCGTTGATCCTGAAGGCGGTGCAACAGCCGGAATACCAGCCGCTGCTGAAGGAAACCGCCGCCGAGCATGCCGGCGAGCCGATGGACCAGATCGTCGACTGCATGCTGGTGCGTTTCGGGCTCGAGATCCTCAAGGTGGTGCCGGGGCGCGTGTCGACCGAGGTGGATGCCCGCCTGAGCTTCGACACCGCCGCGACCATCGCCCGCGCCGAACGCATCATGCGTCTCTACGAGGAGGCCGGGGTCGGACGCGACCGGGTCCTGATCAAGATCGCCGCGACCTGGGAAGGCATCCAGGCGGCCCGCGCGCTCGAGCACCAGGGCATCCGCTGCAACCTGACGCTGCTGTTCGCCTTCTGCCAGGCGGTGGCCTGCGGCGAGGCCGGCGTCCAGCTCATCTCGCCCTTCGTCGGCCGCATCTACGACTGGTACAAGAAGTCGGCTGGCAGCAGCTGGGACGAGCAGGCCAACGGGGGCGCGAACGATCCGGGCGTCAAGTCCGTCGCCCAGATCTACCACTACTACAAGCACTTCGGCATCGAGACCGAAGTGATGGGCGCGAGCTTCCGTAACGTCGGCCAGATCATCGCGCTGGCCGGCTGCGACCTGCTGACCATCAGCCCCGAGCTGCTGGCGCAGCTGCAAGCCAGCGACGCGCCGGTCGAGCGGCGGCTCGACCCCGCCCAGGCGAAACAAGCGGCCATCAAATTCGTCAGCTACAACGAGGCGGCCTTCCGCTATGCGCTCAACGAAGACGCGATGGCGACCGACAAACTGGCCGAAGGCATCCGCGCCTTCGCGGCCGATGCGGTCAAGCTCGAAGCGATGATCCAGGCGCTTTGA
- a CDS encoding ABC transporter ATP-binding protein, whose amino-acid sequence MSPPFALQTPATPLVELRGVSFGYGDRRVLDEVSLTVPRGKVVALMGTSGGGKTTVLRLIGRQVTPQSGQVLFDGEDIGPMDREQLYAARRRMGMLFQFGALFTDLSVFDNVAFPLREHTDLSATMIRDLVLMKLNAVGLRGARDLMPSEISGGMARRVALARAIALDPDLIMYDEPFAGLDPISMGVAARLIRDLNSALGVTSIVVSHDVDETFLIADHVVFLANGRIAAQGTPSEMRASSDPLVRQFVDAQADGPVRFHYPAKSVLDDFRMGR is encoded by the coding sequence ATGTCGCCTCCATTTGCCCTTCAAACGCCTGCCACGCCGCTCGTCGAGCTGCGGGGCGTCAGCTTTGGTTATGGCGACCGCCGGGTGCTCGACGAGGTCAGCCTGACAGTGCCGCGCGGCAAGGTGGTGGCCTTGATGGGCACCTCGGGCGGCGGCAAGACGACCGTGCTGCGGCTGATCGGCCGGCAGGTGACGCCGCAGTCGGGCCAGGTGCTGTTCGACGGCGAGGACATCGGCCCGATGGACCGGGAGCAGCTCTACGCGGCACGTCGCCGCATGGGCATGCTGTTCCAGTTCGGCGCCTTGTTCACCGATTTGTCGGTGTTCGACAACGTCGCCTTTCCGCTGCGCGAGCACACCGATCTGAGCGCCACGATGATCCGTGACTTGGTGTTGATGAAGCTCAACGCTGTCGGCCTGCGCGGGGCGCGCGACCTGATGCCCAGTGAAATCTCCGGCGGCATGGCACGCCGGGTCGCCCTGGCGCGCGCGATTGCGCTCGACCCCGACCTGATCATGTACGACGAGCCCTTTGCGGGGCTCGATCCCATCTCGATGGGGGTGGCGGCGCGGCTGATCCGCGACCTCAACAGCGCGCTGGGGGTCACGAGCATCGTCGTGTCTCACGATGTCGACGAGACGTTCCTGATTGCCGACCACGTCGTGTTCCTCGCCAACGGTCGCATCGCGGCCCAAGGCACGCCGAGTGAAATGCGCGCCTCGTCCGACCCGCTGGTGCGCCAGTTCGTCGATGCACAGGCCGATGGGCCGGTGCGCTTCCATTACCCGGCCAAGAGCGTGCTGGACGACTTCCGGATGGGCCGCTGA
- the mlaE gene encoding lipid asymmetry maintenance ABC transporter permease subunit MlaE, whose protein sequence is MLGFLHPERVGAAVRGKLADVGYSARLLMRLVMSFGKAFARGRLIVDQLHFLGNYSLAIITVSGLFVGFVLGLQGYYTLQRYGAEQALGLLVALSLVRELGPVVAALLFAGRAGTSLTAEIGLMKAGEQLAAMEMMAVDPLQRVLAPRFWAGLIAMPLLAAVFSAVGIIGGWVVGVLMIGVDPGEFWSQMQSGVNVWRDVGNGIIKSVVFGVAVTFIALLQGYESKPTPEGVSRATTRTVVMASLTVLALDFVLTALMFSI, encoded by the coding sequence ATGCTGGGTTTTCTGCATCCCGAGCGTGTGGGCGCCGCCGTGCGCGGCAAGCTGGCCGACGTCGGCTATTCGGCCCGTTTGCTGATGCGGCTTGTGATGTCGTTCGGCAAGGCCTTCGCCCGCGGCCGGCTGATCGTCGACCAGCTGCATTTCCTCGGCAACTACTCGCTGGCCATCATCACCGTCTCGGGCCTGTTCGTCGGCTTCGTGCTGGGCTTGCAGGGCTATTACACCTTGCAGCGCTATGGCGCCGAGCAGGCGCTCGGCCTGCTGGTGGCGCTGTCGCTGGTGCGCGAGCTGGGGCCGGTGGTGGCGGCCTTGCTGTTTGCCGGCCGCGCCGGCACCTCGCTGACCGCCGAGATCGGCCTGATGAAGGCGGGCGAGCAGCTGGCGGCCATGGAAATGATGGCGGTGGACCCGTTGCAGCGAGTGCTGGCGCCGCGCTTCTGGGCCGGGCTGATCGCGATGCCCTTGCTCGCCGCGGTGTTCAGCGCTGTCGGCATCATCGGCGGCTGGGTCGTTGGCGTGCTGATGATCGGCGTCGACCCGGGCGAGTTCTGGTCGCAGATGCAGAGCGGCGTCAACGTCTGGCGGGATGTCGGCAACGGCATCATCAAGAGTGTGGTGTTCGGCGTCGCGGTGACGTTCATCGCGCTGCTGCAGGGCTACGAGAGCAAGCCGACGCCCGAGGGGGTGTCGCGCGCGACCACCCGCACGGTGGTGATGGCGTCGCTGACCGTGCTCGCGCTCGACTTCGTGTTGACGGCGCTGATGTTCTCGATTTAA
- a CDS encoding VacJ family lipoprotein, which produces MRRREQRPSRALPWLCTVVLAATLAGCAQNPKDPLEPLNRKVYAFNEAVDKAVLKPVATVYRDTLPQPVRTGVTNFFSNLGDAWSAVNGFLQLKLETGLMNTMRFGVNTFFGLGGLLDIATEAGIEAQDEDFGQTLGRWGIGAGPYLVLPLLGPSTLRDTAALPVDMQAAGYVFRNDATTAYSLAGLRIVNTRANLLGATSMLEDAALDRYLFLRDAYLQRRQSLVYDGDPPEAEEAEEDADTPAEASDAGAAAADAKTPVPASPQVPASAPER; this is translated from the coding sequence ATGAGGCGCCGCGAACAACGGCCATCCCGTGCGCTGCCCTGGCTGTGCACCGTGGTGCTCGCGGCCACGCTGGCAGGCTGCGCGCAAAATCCGAAGGACCCGCTCGAGCCGCTGAACCGCAAGGTCTACGCGTTCAACGAAGCCGTCGACAAGGCGGTCCTGAAGCCGGTGGCCACCGTGTACCGGGACACGCTGCCGCAGCCGGTGCGCACGGGCGTCACCAACTTCTTCTCCAACCTGGGCGACGCCTGGTCGGCGGTGAACGGCTTCTTGCAATTGAAGCTCGAGACCGGCCTGATGAACACGATGCGCTTCGGCGTCAACACCTTCTTCGGCCTCGGCGGCCTGCTCGACATCGCCACCGAAGCCGGCATCGAAGCGCAGGACGAAGACTTCGGCCAGACCCTCGGGCGCTGGGGTATCGGCGCCGGGCCGTATCTGGTGCTGCCGCTGCTCGGGCCGTCCACCTTGCGCGACACCGCCGCGCTGCCGGTCGACATGCAGGCGGCCGGCTATGTGTTTCGCAACGACGCCACCACCGCCTACAGCCTGGCCGGCTTGCGCATCGTGAACACGCGCGCCAACCTGCTCGGCGCCACCAGCATGCTCGAGGACGCGGCGCTCGATCGCTATCTGTTCCTGCGCGACGCCTATCTGCAGCGGCGTCAGAGCCTGGTGTATGACGGCGACCCACCCGAGGCCGAAGAGGCCGAAGAGGACGCCGACACGCCTGCCGAGGCGAGCGATGCCGGCGCGGCTGCTGCCGATGCCAAGACACCGGTGCCGGCCAGCCCGCAGGTGCCTGCGTCGGCGCCGGAGCGCTGA
- the mlaD gene encoding outer membrane lipid asymmetry maintenance protein MlaD, whose amino-acid sequence MQKSRHDLWVGLFVLFGAAAILFLALQSANLLSVSFEETYQVDARFDNIGGLKPRAPVRSAGVVVGRVESITFDDKTYQARVRLALESRYAFPKDSSAKILTSGLLGEQYLGLEPGAETTNLAPGDVISQTQSAVVLENLIGQFLYNKAAEPPAAPAAGGAKP is encoded by the coding sequence ATGCAGAAGTCTCGTCATGATTTGTGGGTCGGCTTGTTCGTGCTGTTCGGCGCGGCGGCTATTCTGTTTCTGGCCTTGCAGTCGGCCAACCTGCTCAGCGTGTCGTTCGAGGAGACCTACCAGGTCGACGCACGTTTCGACAACATCGGCGGCCTCAAGCCGCGCGCGCCGGTACGCAGCGCCGGTGTGGTGGTGGGCCGCGTCGAATCGATCACCTTCGACGACAAGACCTACCAGGCGCGCGTGCGCCTCGCGCTCGAGAGCCGCTATGCCTTCCCCAAGGACAGCTCGGCCAAGATCCTGACCTCCGGGCTGCTCGGCGAGCAGTACCTGGGCCTGGAGCCGGGTGCCGAAACGACCAACCTGGCACCGGGCGACGTCATCTCGCAAACCCAGTCGGCCGTCGTGCTCGAGAACCTGATCGGCCAGTTCCTCTACAACAAGGCGGCAGAGCCCCCGGCGGCACCGGCCGCAGGAGGCGCGAAGCCATGA
- the zwf gene encoding glucose-6-phosphate dehydrogenase: MSFDLVFFGGTGDLTWRKLMPALFQAFRHGKLPEGGRVLAVARDDQSDEQYREWLKERFQEVDTPKRPSDEEFSRFAEMLFYRRMDLSQPEHYQRLKAWVDERQADTVVLYLATSPHLFPVICEQLGHAGLNTPRIRVVLEKPLGHDLQSAQQINRVVRSVFDENQAFRIDHYLGKPSVQNLMALRFGNVLFEPLWRRENIANIQITLAESIGVGTRGDFYDRTGALRDMVQNHALQLLTMIAMEPPSSADADAIRDEKLKVLRSLKPFTPESVRREVVRGQYRSGTVDGKAAAAYLEETKVPRGSSTETFVALRTEVQNWRWAGVPFYLRTGKRLAARDAEIVVNFRPTPHNIFPAGSALSNKLVIKLQPEDGLELHLLAAKGTGQQEALSPVFLDLDFDKAFPSERVGAYERLLLDAIAGRLNLFVRSDEQEQAWRWVEPILETWQRDGGDGLRTYPAGTWGPPAASALVARDGYTWSEEQ, encoded by the coding sequence ATGTCCTTCGACCTCGTCTTCTTCGGCGGCACCGGCGATCTCACCTGGCGCAAACTGATGCCGGCGCTGTTCCAAGCCTTTCGTCACGGCAAGCTGCCCGAAGGAGGCCGGGTGCTGGCAGTCGCCCGCGACGACCAGTCCGACGAGCAGTACCGCGAGTGGCTCAAGGAGCGCTTCCAGGAGGTCGACACGCCGAAGCGGCCGAGTGACGAAGAGTTCTCTCGGTTTGCCGAGATGCTGTTCTACCGCCGCATGGACCTGTCGCAGCCCGAGCATTACCAGCGCCTGAAGGCCTGGGTCGACGAGCGCCAGGCCGACACAGTGGTGCTGTACCTCGCCACCAGCCCGCATTTGTTCCCGGTCATCTGCGAGCAACTGGGCCACGCCGGTCTCAACACGCCGCGCATCCGCGTGGTGCTCGAGAAGCCGCTGGGGCACGACCTGCAGAGCGCGCAGCAGATCAACCGGGTGGTGCGTTCGGTGTTCGACGAGAACCAGGCCTTCCGCATCGACCATTACCTCGGCAAGCCGTCGGTGCAGAACCTGATGGCGCTGCGCTTCGGCAACGTGCTGTTCGAGCCGCTGTGGCGCCGCGAGAACATCGCCAACATCCAGATCACGCTGGCCGAAAGCATCGGCGTGGGCACGCGAGGCGATTTCTACGACCGCACCGGCGCGTTGCGCGACATGGTGCAGAACCATGCGCTGCAGCTGCTGACGATGATCGCGATGGAGCCGCCCTCGAGTGCCGACGCCGACGCCATCCGCGATGAGAAACTCAAGGTGCTGCGCTCGCTGAAGCCCTTCACGCCCGAGAGCGTGCGGCGCGAGGTGGTGCGCGGCCAGTACCGCAGCGGCACGGTCGACGGCAAGGCCGCGGCCGCCTATCTCGAAGAAACCAAGGTGCCGCGCGGCAGCAGCACCGAAACCTTCGTCGCGCTGCGCACCGAGGTGCAGAACTGGCGTTGGGCCGGGGTGCCCTTCTACCTGCGCACCGGCAAGCGGCTGGCCGCCCGCGACGCCGAGATCGTCGTGAACTTCCGCCCCACGCCGCACAACATCTTTCCGGCCGGCTCGGCACTGTCGAACAAGCTGGTGATCAAGCTGCAGCCCGAGGACGGGCTCGAGCTGCACCTGCTGGCGGCCAAGGGCACCGGCCAGCAAGAGGCGCTGTCGCCGGTGTTCCTCGATCTCGACTTCGACAAGGCGTTCCCGAGCGAGCGGGTCGGTGCCTACGAGCGCTTGTTGCTCGACGCGATTGCCGGGCGTTTGAACCTGTTCGTCCGTTCCGACGAACAGGAGCAGGCCTGGCGCTGGGTCGAGCCGATCCTGGAGACCTGGCAGCGTGACGGTGGCGACGGGCTGCGCACCTACCCGGCCGGCACCTGGGGCCCGCCGGCGGCGAGCGCCTTGGTCGCGCGCGACGGCTACACCTGGTCGGAAGAGCAATGA